One Comamonas odontotermitis genomic window, TCACTAGTGCCACATGGACATGTGGAGGCGCTACAGGTGGCGCTGTGTGTGGTGCCTCGAGCGGTAGTGGAGCGTTGAATGATGCCAGTGCATCACTACCCAATGGCAGCTCTCTTACATACACCATGACGCTGGCGGTGCCATCCGGTTTCACGGGCAATTTGACCAATGTTGCGACGGTTACGCCTGGCCCTGCAACAAGTAATATTGGCACTGCTTGTACGGCGGCAGGAAGTTCATTCAATGCTGCTACTGGGCGGTGCACAGCAAGTGATACAGATACAAGAACCCTGCCTATCATATCAATCACTAAAAGTACAAATATAGGCGGTGGAACGCTTGTCCCAAATGCAGCGGTTACCTATTTTGTAGATGTATCAAATACAGGTGTTGCATTAGCTGATGGTACCGCGATTAGCGATTCAATCCCAAGTGGTATTGCTAGCTTCAATTCATGGAGTTGTGCACCTACATCTGGGAGCGCAGTAATCTCTCCATCCGTTGGTAATGGTGCTCTATCTACGACAATCTCTTCATTTCCTGCTGGGGCTGTGGTTCGCTGTACCATCAATGCAACTGTAGCTGCAAGTCCGCCAGCCACTGTAGTGAATTCTGCGACTGCATCTCCAAATAACGGTGGATTTTGTGCACCTGGCAATACGCCTTCACCATGCTCGGCGAGTGCGAGTAATCCCACTGCTCCGCAGCTTAATATTACAAAGACTGCTTCACCAAATGGCACGTATTTGCCGGGCCAGCCATTGAACTACACGATTACTGTGACTAATGTGGGGGCAGTCACAGCGAGTGGGGTGGGCGTGACAGATACGGTGCCAACTCTGGTAACTGTCAGTGGTTGGAATTGTGTGGCTAGTGGGGGAGGGAATTGTGGATCTGTGGTGAGCGGAACTGGCAACGCCATTGCTCTGAGTGGCGCCTCAATACCTGCAGGAGGCGCCATTACCATCGCAGTAAGCGGTACTGCCCAAATAAGCGCGACTGGTAATATCGTGAATACGGCGACGGTAGCTTGCGGTTATGCATCATGTAATAAGAGTAGCACTGTAACCAATACAGATTCAGGCAAGCCACTGCTGAGCATAGCGAAGCAGGCGACACCGATGGCATTCGCCGTGGGAGCCAGCGGAACCTATACGCTGCAGGTGAGCAACAGCAATGCGCCAGGCTCGAGCAGCACTACGGGGGTGATAACGGTTAGCGACCCATTGCCTGTAGGCATAACAATGACGGGCTTGCCAACGGGCACGGGCTGGGATTGCTCGGCCAGCACGGCCACGCAAGTGACATGTACGACGAGCGCGGTGCTCACACCGGGCGCCAGTGCTCCGGTGATTAGCGTGCCTGTTGCGATCGCCCAGAGCGCTGCAAACCCGAGCGTGAACACAGCCACTGTCACTGGTGGTGGCGATGCTATCTGCACGGCTAGCGCCAATCCAGTGCCGGCGCAGTGCCAAGGCACGACCACCACTACGGTGAATGCACCTCAGTTGGATCTGGTCAAGACCTCGGGAGGAGCCTTTACTGTTGGTCAGATTGCAACTTACACCATTGTGGTGACCAATAATGGTCAGGCGGCAACGTCTGTTGCTGCTACCGTCACGGACACCATCCCTACGGGCTTGGTGATCGGCACGCCATTGCCTAATGGCTGCACGGCCAGCGGTCAGACAGTGAGCTGTACCATTCCTGCAGGGCTGGCGGTGGGCGCACAAGCCAGCTTCACGGTGTCGGTGACGCCGAACAGCAGTGTCAATGGACAGCAAGTGAGCAACACTGCCAGCGTGCAGGGTGGGGGCGATCCGACCTGCCCGGGCGCAGCACACTGCACCGGCACCACCACAAACACGGTGAGTGCACCACAACTTGGTTTGACAAAGACCTCCACGCCTAACGCATTCGTGGTTGGCCAAGCTGGAAGCTACACCCTCACAGTGCTCAACAGTGGAACTGCGCCAACCACTGGCAACACCGTGGTGAGCGACACTATTCCTGCTGGCCTGACAATTGGTACGCTGCCCAGCGGCTGCACGGCAACAGGCCAGCAGCTCAGCTGCACTATCGCTGCGGGCTTGGCTGTCAATGCCAGTGTTAACTTCACAATTCCAGTGACAGCCACGGCAGCTGTAGACGGGCAAACAGTGCAGAACGCAGCCACTGTCGCTGGTGGGGGTGATCCAGGCTGTACGGCTGCCACCAACCCACTGCCTGCGCGTTGTCAGGCGCAAGTGCCAGTGCCGGTGGAATCACCTGCGCTGCACGTGACCAAGACCGCTAGCGTTGCAAGCTTCTCAGTGGGGGTTGCGGCCAGTTATACCATCCAGGTGACCAACGTGGGCACAGCCGACACCTCGGGCAACTGGAGCGTGACGGACGTGATGCCTGGCGGGTTGACTATCGGCACGCTGCCCAGCGGATGCACGGCTTCTGGTCAGCAGGTGACCTGCAGCTCCAGCGCGGTAATCGTGGCTGGCGATGCCACGGGCGTGAGCTTCGTGATTCCTGTGACGCCAACTGCTGCGGCAGTGCCCAGTGTGACGAACACGGCCACGGTACAGGGCGGGGGTGATCCACATTGCCCGATGGCTAACAATGCCAACTGCACTAGCACGATTACTACATCTGTAAACGCGCCTAGTCTGCAGTTGACGAAGACAAGCAATGGTCCATGGGTGGTTGGTCAGAGTGGAGCTGCGTATACGCTAGCGGTCACAAATGCAAGCACGCAAACGGCGACCTCTGGCCAAATAACGGTGATGGACAGCCTACCGATGGGCATCAGCGCAGTCGGTGGTAACTATGGCAACTGGATTTGCTCCGTGAGCGGCCAGAGTGTTGCTTGCCAGAGTGCAATTGCTCTTCCTGCAAATGGCTCGGACAGTATTGTATTGCCGGTGTCCGTGGATGCCTCTGCTATAGGGGGCGGCACTGGTGCCAGCTTGACGAACAACGCCTCAGTAGGCGGCGGTGGTGATCCGTTTAACGGCGGGAACCCACCTGCGCCAGGTAGTTCCTGCACGGCGCTGGATGCAGCCGCACCGGGGCATTGTGCGACCAATATTACGACGGTGAACGCACCAGCAGCAATGGCGGTGAATAAAGGTGTACCGACCATCGCGGGCACGGCCACCCTGGGTCAATACACAGCCACCTACATTGTCACAGTCACCAATGGCGGCGGGGTTCCCAGCACATATACGTTGAGCGACACCCCGGGTTACCCGGCAGGGATTGTGCTCAATGGCTGGACAGTCACGGCGGCTGGCGGGGGGGCGGTGAACACGCCGTTGGCGGCTCCGGCTAGTGGAGTAGCGGCTCAGATCAGTGCGGCAAATGTAGCCATTGCTGCCGGAATCTCGCATACCTATACGGTGACAATCACGTTCACGACCAACGGGAGTCTGAGTGCAGCCGAGCTTGCCTGTACAGGCAGCACAGGAAATGGTGCATATAACGCTGCGTCCATCAATGCAGGGGCGAGCACGAGTGCCAACTGCAGCCCGCTGCCGGGTGTGCCAAGCCTGGGCCTTACCAAGACGAACAACGGTCCGTGGGCAGTAGCGCAGGCAAGCGCCAAATACACACTGACGGTGACGAACAATGGCAATGCCCCAACAGTGGGCACCATCACAATTGCCGATTTCATGCCTGTGGGTATCACTGTAGTCAGCGGCAGTTATGGCAACTGGAGCTGTACAGCGGCGGGGCAGAGTCTGGATTGCACTAGCACGACGTCGATCAATTCTGGTGGGCAGTCGGTGATTGATCTACCTGTGTTAATTGCTCCTACAGCAATATCTAACAGCGCAACGAATAAGGCTGGAGTCGGAGGCGGCGGCGATCCATTCAATGGAGGCAATCCGCCCGATCCGCAAAACTGCAATGATGCGCAGCACTGTGCAAGCTCTACCACGACCGTAACTACAAATGTCACCCCACAACCTAATTTAGGAGTGACCAAGACAAATAATGCCACTTCAGTTCCTTATGGTGGAACAACTACATATACGATCACAATTTCCAATTCTGGTCTGAGCAGCGCCACTGATGTTAGTTGGACCGACACTGTGGTTAACGGCCTTTCGGATGTAGTGCTGGTTAGCAAGGCAGGGGACGAGAAGGGCTCCGAACCAGGTACTTGTACAGGCCTGACGTGTACTGGAATTACGCTGGTAGTTGGTGGTAGTGTCACCTATGTGGTGTCTGGCAAAGTTACCGGCAAGGTAGGTGAGCGAGTGGTGAATACTGCATCGATCAGCGGAGGCCAATGTACCGCTCAAGCTTCGGGTGGGTCATGTACGTCAACTGACTCAGACGAAATCTTGGGTATGAATGTGGCTCCTGTCCCGGTGAATTCGCGCTATATGCTGCTGGCGTTGGGATTGTTGTTAATCTCTGGAGCAGCAAGAAAGGCAAGTAGAAGTATCAAACTGAAGTCACACAAAGTTCATTGAATGGATTTGACCGTAGAGCTCGACGTAGACCTGGTTGCCTGTTGCGTCCTGTAGGTCGAATGGCGGATGTCCAGGTAGTGAAAGCCAAGATGTAGGATGCAGTGCAGTATCCTGTGAGCACCAGCAGTGGTTTGGTGTTGAGCCCGGCTATGGAGTGTCAGTATGTAGTTTTCCTGAAGCATGGGCAGAACAGTGTCATTAGTGGACTAATTGGATCAGGGCGATGTATGAACCCAAATTAGCGCGCCTTGCTGGGCGAGCGGAAAGCAAAGGGTTGATATGAAATGGAGCTTGGGATTCAGTAACGGACAGCGCTGTGCCAACGGCGCGCGCTGGGCTATGGTTCTGACATTGCTACTGGCGGCGTGTCAGACACCACCTCCGTTAATATCGCAACGGGGGTTAACAGCTCAACAGCAACAGGTATTGCGCAGTCAGGGATTCTCCGAGGGAGACGGGGGCTGGGAATTGCAAATGTTGGGGAAGTTGCTCTTTGAATTTGATTCTGCTGACGTGGGAGAGGCGGCGCGCACTAGGCTTATCGAACTTGCGCAAGCGTTGATGAAAGAGGGTATCGACCGCCTTCGCGTGGAAGGCTATACCGACGATAGCGGCAGCGCCACCTATAACCTTAAGCTCTCTTTGCGAAGGGCCCAGGCCGTGAGGAATGTGCTGGTGGAAGTTGGTATGCCTAAGCAGAATATCGAAATCAAGGGCTTTGGCAATACATCGCCTGTGTTATCACATAACTCCGCAGAAAATCGCCGCGTTGCAATCGTAGTGCCTTTGCTCTAGCTCTTTGAATTGAGTGTAATGTTGGGCCTTGTTGCATTACAGGGACTTCCCATGAATGCAAGCACTGGCCGGAATTCTTTTGACAAACAGGCATGTCCCGTCAGTCAAGACGATCAAAGCGCGTAAAACGAGGAACAGACTGCACATCTACAGACGGGGTTCAGCACAGATGTGCGCCCCAAGAAACAAACCGCGCAGCAAGGCTCCATTCAAATCCCGTGATGTCTTGCGACTCACAATGCAACAATCGAGCTTGCTTGCTGCTGGTCTGACCTGTTCATTGCATCTTTGATTTCACGTCTGGCATGTTGAATCCATCGTTTGGCTTATGCGCCAGCAAATAGGGGTTGCGTTGGGCGCGTGCTGATATGTGCAGCCTCGTAAGGGCGCTCATGGACCATGAGAGCCCACAGGATACGAGCATTCTTGTTGGCCAATGCAACGACGGCCTTTTGCCAGCCGCTGCGCTGCCTCAGGGCAATAGCCCATTGTGAGATGGGGTCCTGATTGTGTTTGCCCGTGAGCACTGCAGCCTTTGCGCCTTGCACCAGCAAAGAGCGTAGATAACTGTCGCCGCGCTTGGTAACGCCTCCCAGGTTGGATTTCCCGCCACTGGAATGTTGGCGGGGAGTCAACCCCAGCCAGGCCGCAAACTGTGCACCATTTTTGAACTGCTTGAAGTCACCAACGGTTGCGACAATGGCTGATGCCGTGAGTGTGTTGATTTCCACGCAGAAATGACCCAGTAGCCCCCGGGAGGGGATGCGGATAAAAACTTGGACTGGTTTACGCCGCAAGTCCAAGGCTCGCCCGGTATTCAACAGGGCTGAGAGAGCCAAGGGATATCTTGATCCGCTTCTCGTTGTACCAGCGGATGTACGAGTCGACCACCTCAATGAACTGCTCGATGGTCGTGCCCTTCCAGTCCCGAGGATAGAACAACTCGTTCTTGAGGCGGCCGAAGAAGCCTTCGCAAGCCGCGTTGTCAGGAGAGCAGGCCTTGCGAGACATCGAGCGGGTGAGGTTCGCCTCGCTCATCCTAGAGAGCCAGCCTGGCCAACGGTAGTGGCCACCACGATCAGAGTGGACCACTGGACGATCGCTTGTGTCTGCCACTGTCTCAATAGCTGCATCCAGCATTGAGTTGACCAGCTCTGCGTCCGGGCTCGTTCCAATGGTCCAGCTCACCACCATGCCGTCGAAGCAATCGATGATGGGTGACAGGTACACCTTGCCTGCTGGGATCTGGAATTCTGTAATGTCCGTGAGCCACTTTTCATTTGGGGTGGCCGCCTGGAAGTCACGGTTGATGATGTTATCTGGTGCCGGGCTGATCTCGCCGAGGTAGGACGCGAACCTGCGCCGCTTGGGCTTTGCGACGACCAGATTCTCTTGCTTCATCAGCCGCTGCACCACTTTCTCGGAGATCGGGCCTTGCTCTCTGGCCAGAGAGGCTTGCAGCCTGCGGTAGCCGTAGCAGCGGTGGTTGGACTCAAAGATCTCGGTAAGGGACTGGCGCACCACAAGGTACTTGTCGCCGACCACTGTGCGGGACCGATGGTAGAAGTACGAGCTGCGTGCAAGACCCAACTGTGCGAGGAGCTCTGGCAGGCGGTAGTGCTCCTTGAGGGCGTCAATCAGCAGTGTCTTCTCCCGGTTGGACAGGAGCTGCAGATCGACGCCCAGACCTTTTTTTAACAGTTCATTGGCCTTGTTCAAGAGGTCCTGCTCAAGGCGCAGTTGCCTGACTTCGCGGCGCAGTATCTCAACCTGGCGCTCGAGTTCTTCGCGCTCTCGCTCCTGCGGTGATTGATCGGTGTGTTTCATTGATGCGGGTGCCTCACGTCCCAGCAGCTGGTTCTTCCAGTTGTACAACGTTGGCCGGCATACGCCGAACTTATCAGCCACTGTTTGCGCACTTTGCTGCCGAGTGCAAAGCTCCATGACTCCCGCTTGCTTCAAGCTCTCGGGATACCTTCGTTGACCCACACTGCTAACCAGAGCCCTTCTGGCCTCAGGGAATGCCTCACGCACCCATTTGGTAAGCGTTCCACGACCGGGGTAGCCCAGCGCCCTCATGGTGGCCGCGATGCATCGGTCATGGGTGAGGTAGTGCTCGATGGTTGCGGCCTTCTGCGCCTGCGAGAACTTCGGTTCACGGCCTGCGTAGCCAGCGGACAAGTCGAGCTTGAGTTGGTACTCGTTGTACCAACCCTTCAAAGAATTCTTCGTCGGATAGCCCAGCTGCCGGATGGTGGGCCTGACGCGCTTGCCCAGCTTGATGTAGAGCTCAACGGCTCGGATTCGATCTTCGTAGGAATACATGAACTACCTCCTGGTAGTCCAAGTTTTCGTCCGCATCCCCCAAGCTCGATTGTTGCATTGTGAGTCGCAAGACATCACGGGATTTGAATGGAGCCTTGCTGCGCGGTTTGTTTCTTGGGGCGCACATCTGTGCTGAACCCCGTCTGTAGATGTGCAGTCTGTTCCTCGTTTTACGCGCTTTGATCGTCTTGACTGACGGGACATGCCTGTTTGTCAAAAGAATTCCGGCCAGTGCTTGCATTCATGGGAAGTCCCTGTAATGCAACAAAGCCCATTGGAGATGTCGGAGGCTGAATTGCTAGGGCGTGCACGACTATGATGCGCGAAGGTCGTAAAAGCTGGGGTTGGAGAGCTTGTGGGTGCGGTGACGAGAGGCATACAATGCTCGTCGATGTGGTTTTTCGATCATGTGCACCTCTAGACCTCTAGGTATGACAGCTCGGTGAGCGGGCTGATTCTGGAGGTAGAGCGGTCGCACGATGATACTTTTTGATTTGTTGGTATTTTTGTTGGTATTTTCATGGAAAGCATATCGACAATCAAGAGTTTATGAGGGTCTGGTAATAAAGTTCGATCCCCGCCAGCGCCAAGTCTCATCCGCCTGTGCTGGTAAATCTGGATTGACTTGGGTGTAGTTTTGAATTTGTGTCCAAATCTACGCTACAATACGCAGCTTAGCGGCTGTAGCTCAGCTGGATAGAGTACTTGGCTACGAACCAAGGGGTCGTGGGTTCGATTCCTGCCAGCCGCACCAAAAAATGAAAAAGCCTCAAGTGTCATCTTGAGGCTTTTTTATAGGTTGAAGCACTGTTTCGGGTTTGTTGGGGTTGCGGCCCTTCAAGAAATTTGCGAGAAATCGGAATTTTCTAAAAACTGCCAAAAATGATGCTACAATCTAGTTCTTCTTCGGAGGGGTGCCCGAGTGGCTAAAGGGGGCAGACTGTAAATCTGTTGGCTTACGCCTACACTGGTTCGAATCCAGTCCCCTCCACCAGAAATGGTTGAAGAAGCAGCTTTGCAGCAATTGCGTTCATTCGCGATTGATGCGGGAGTAGTTCAATGGTAGAACCCTAGCCTTCCAAGCTAATGACGCGGGTTCGATTCCCGTCTCCCGCTCCAGTTTGCAGTAAAGCGATGCTGTTGCAATTTTAAAAATTGCCCATGTGGCTCAGTGGTAGAGCACTCCCTTGGTAAGGGAGAGGTCGGCAGTTCGATCCTGCCCATGGGCACCATATTTAAGTGCGCACGGTTCCGGTTGCGCTATATCCCTCTAGGTTTAGGTTTTTTCGGAGTCAAGAATGGCAAAAGGAAAATTCGAGCGCACCAAGCCCCACGTGAACGTGGGCACCATCGGTCACGTTGACCACGGCAAGACCACCCTGACGGCTGCTATCGCTACCGTTCTGTCCAAGAAGTTTGGCGGCGAAGCCAAGGCTTACGACCAGATTGACGCGGCTCCTGAAGAAAAGGCCCGTGGTATCACCATCAACACCGCTCACGTTGAGTACGAAACGGCTAACCGCCACTACGCTCACGTTGACTGCCCAGGCCACGCTGACTATGTGAAGAACATGATCACCGGCGCTGCCCAGATGGACGGTGCTATCTTGGTTTGCTCTGCCGCTGACGGCCCAATGCCACAAACCCGCGAGCACATCCTGCTGTCGCGTCAGGTGGGCGTGCCTTACATCATCGTCTTCCTGAACAAGGCTGACATGGTGGACGACGAAGAACTGCTGGAACTGGTGGAAATGGAAGTCCGCGAACTGCTGGACAAGTACGATTTCCCTGGCGACGACACCCCTATCATCCGCGGCTCTGCAAAGCTGGCTCTGGAAGGCGACCAATCCGACAAGGGTGAGCCTGCCATCATGCGCCTGGCTGAAGCCCTGGACACCTACATCCCAACGCCTGAGCGCGCTGTGGACGGCACCTTCCTGATGCCTGTGGAAGACGTGTTCTCGATCTCCGGTCGTGGTACCGTGGTGACGGGCCGTATCGAGCGCGGTATCGTCAAGGTCGGCGAAGAAATCGAAATCGTCGGTATCAAGGACACCCAGAAGACCACCGTCACTGGCGTGGAAATGTTCCGCAAGCTGCTGGACCAAGGTCAAGCTGGTGACAACGTTGGTCTGCTGCTGCGCGGCACCAAGCGTGAAGACGTGGAGCGCGGCCAAGTGCTGTGCAAGCCAGGCTCCATCAAGCCACACACCCACTTCACCGCTGAAGTGTATGTGCTGAGCAAGGATGAAGGCGGTCGCCACACCCCATTCTTCAACAACTACCGTCCTCAGTTCTACTTCCGTACGACCGACGTGACCGGTGCCATCGAGCTGCCAGCCGACAAGGAAATGGTCATGCCTGGTGACAACGTGTCCATCACCGTCAAGCTGATCGCTCCTATCGCTATGGAAGAAGGTCTGCGCTTCGCTATCCGCGAAGGTGGCCGTACCGTTGGCGCTGGCGTGGTTGCCAAGATCATTGCGTAATTTTGAGATCGTAGGGGTATAGCTCAATTGGCAGAGCGTCGGTCTCCAAAACCGAAGGTTGTAGGTTCGATTCCTACTGCCCCTGCCACTGAATAAGTGGAAAACCAAGCCCGCCAGATCATGGCGGGCTTCGGCG contains:
- a CDS encoding beta strand repeat-containing protein; amino-acid sequence: MQKKYIRILIISIISFFSLFAFEVNAQTPFVCDSTMYLEQGQPGDPTTLYRINTNSNPFIFSPVGTSSVTYNAVGYNPLDNYQYGILNASNRLMRIAADGSTVNLGAVTGLPSATYISGTFSDTGGLLYVKNNVGTSTAMYVVNVSTMTASLLSLTFPAGLTNLSIADMAWVNGLLYSVTSAGQLVSINPTTGIVTAIGAPNGLPAGFIGAMYGAPNGLFGSGNNPPSGFYQFNLTTGAATLISGAPGSSSNDGSNCASQNIVFGADLSITKTDNQTQYIAGSNITYQLLVKNAGPFGAQSVAVADPLPSGITSATWTCGGATGGAVCGASSGSGALNDASASLPNGSSLTYTMTLAVPSGFTGNLTNVATVTPGPATSNIGTACTAAGSSFNAATGRCTASDTDTRTLPIISITKSTNIGGGTLVPNAAVTYFVDVSNTGVALADGTAISDSIPSGIASFNSWSCAPTSGSAVISPSVGNGALSTTISSFPAGAVVRCTINATVAASPPATVVNSATASPNNGGFCAPGNTPSPCSASASNPTAPQLNITKTASPNGTYLPGQPLNYTITVTNVGAVTASGVGVTDTVPTLVTVSGWNCVASGGGNCGSVVSGTGNAIALSGASIPAGGAITIAVSGTAQISATGNIVNTATVACGYASCNKSSTVTNTDSGKPLLSIAKQATPMAFAVGASGTYTLQVSNSNAPGSSSTTGVITVSDPLPVGITMTGLPTGTGWDCSASTATQVTCTTSAVLTPGASAPVISVPVAIAQSAANPSVNTATVTGGGDAICTASANPVPAQCQGTTTTTVNAPQLDLVKTSGGAFTVGQIATYTIVVTNNGQAATSVAATVTDTIPTGLVIGTPLPNGCTASGQTVSCTIPAGLAVGAQASFTVSVTPNSSVNGQQVSNTASVQGGGDPTCPGAAHCTGTTTNTVSAPQLGLTKTSTPNAFVVGQAGSYTLTVLNSGTAPTTGNTVVSDTIPAGLTIGTLPSGCTATGQQLSCTIAAGLAVNASVNFTIPVTATAAVDGQTVQNAATVAGGGDPGCTAATNPLPARCQAQVPVPVESPALHVTKTASVASFSVGVAASYTIQVTNVGTADTSGNWSVTDVMPGGLTIGTLPSGCTASGQQVTCSSSAVIVAGDATGVSFVIPVTPTAAAVPSVTNTATVQGGGDPHCPMANNANCTSTITTSVNAPSLQLTKTSNGPWVVGQSGAAYTLAVTNASTQTATSGQITVMDSLPMGISAVGGNYGNWICSVSGQSVACQSAIALPANGSDSIVLPVSVDASAIGGGTGASLTNNASVGGGGDPFNGGNPPAPGSSCTALDAAAPGHCATNITTVNAPAAMAVNKGVPTIAGTATLGQYTATYIVTVTNGGGVPSTYTLSDTPGYPAGIVLNGWTVTAAGGGAVNTPLAAPASGVAAQISAANVAIAAGISHTYTVTITFTTNGSLSAAELACTGSTGNGAYNAASINAGASTSANCSPLPGVPSLGLTKTNNGPWAVAQASAKYTLTVTNNGNAPTVGTITIADFMPVGITVVSGSYGNWSCTAAGQSLDCTSTTSINSGGQSVIDLPVLIAPTAISNSATNKAGVGGGGDPFNGGNPPDPQNCNDAQHCASSTTTVTTNVTPQPNLGVTKTNNATSVPYGGTTTYTITISNSGLSSATDVSWTDTVVNGLSDVVLVSKAGDEKGSEPGTCTGLTCTGITLVVGGSVTYVVSGKVTGKVGERVVNTASISGGQCTAQASGGSCTSTDSDEILGMNVAPVPVNSRYMLLALGLLLISGAARKASRSIKLKSHKVH
- a CDS encoding OmpA family protein, with amino-acid sequence MKWSLGFSNGQRCANGARWAMVLTLLLAACQTPPPLISQRGLTAQQQQVLRSQGFSEGDGGWELQMLGKLLFEFDSADVGEAARTRLIELAQALMKEGIDRLRVEGYTDDSGSATYNLKLSLRRAQAVRNVLVEVGMPKQNIEIKGFGNTSPVLSHNSAENRRVAIVVPLL
- a CDS encoding IS3 family transposase, whose amino-acid sequence is MYSYEDRIRAVELYIKLGKRVRPTIRQLGYPTKNSLKGWYNEYQLKLDLSAGYAGREPKFSQAQKAATIEHYLTHDRCIAATMRALGYPGRGTLTKWVREAFPEARRALVSSVGQRRYPESLKQAGVMELCTRQQSAQTVADKFGVCRPTLYNWKNQLLGREAPASMKHTDQSPQEREREELERQVEILRREVRQLRLEQDLLNKANELLKKGLGVDLQLLSNREKTLLIDALKEHYRLPELLAQLGLARSSYFYHRSRTVVGDKYLVVRQSLTEIFESNHRCYGYRRLQASLAREQGPISEKVVQRLMKQENLVVAKPKRRRFASYLGEISPAPDNIINRDFQAATPNEKWLTDITEFQIPAGKVYLSPIIDCFDGMVVSWTIGTSPDAELVNSMLDAAIETVADTSDRPVVHSDRGGHYRWPGWLSRMSEANLTRSMSRKACSPDNAACEGFFGRLKNELFYPRDWKGTTIEQFIEVVDSYIRWYNEKRIKISLGSLSPVEYRASLGLAA
- the tuf gene encoding elongation factor Tu encodes the protein MAKGKFERTKPHVNVGTIGHVDHGKTTLTAAIATVLSKKFGGEAKAYDQIDAAPEEKARGITINTAHVEYETANRHYAHVDCPGHADYVKNMITGAAQMDGAILVCSAADGPMPQTREHILLSRQVGVPYIIVFLNKADMVDDEELLELVEMEVRELLDKYDFPGDDTPIIRGSAKLALEGDQSDKGEPAIMRLAEALDTYIPTPERAVDGTFLMPVEDVFSISGRGTVVTGRIERGIVKVGEEIEIVGIKDTQKTTVTGVEMFRKLLDQGQAGDNVGLLLRGTKREDVERGQVLCKPGSIKPHTHFTAEVYVLSKDEGGRHTPFFNNYRPQFYFRTTDVTGAIELPADKEMVMPGDNVSITVKLIAPIAMEEGLRFAIREGGRTVGAGVVAKIIA